TCATACATCGTATCGGCCATATCATCAAGCAATTTTTGTACATTAGGGGTAACGGTGGTTACCGTCTTCGCTTTCTTGTGCAATACTTCATCCGGTTCTTTCACAATCAGCCTGATCGCCATTTACACTAACACCATCCTTGTTCTATACATATCATTAATTTTATCGATTCCTTAGGGCAAAACCGCCTTACTATTGTAACACGCCGGAGGATTACATCAACATCTGCGGATCGACATCAATGCTGATCTGCAGACCTTTATCGCGGACGGAATCCTCAAGCTCCTCCGCCACCGTGCGTGCCAGCGCAATGGCGTCAATCGCACCGCGCCATTTGATGATGCACTGGAAACGGTACCGCCCCTTCAGCCGGGGCAGCGGCGAGGCCACCGGTCCCAGCAGATCCAGCGCATCCGAGGAGAGCTTGTCCAGACTGCCGTACCAGCGCAGCTGTCTGGCTTTGCCCTGAATGCTGAGCGCATAGTTCTCCGCCAGCTTCAGCAGCAGCGGAAGCTGCTCATGCGACAGGGTGACCAGAATCAGACGGCAATAAGGCGGGTAATGCAGCTCCTTGCGGTGCTTCAGCTCGTCCCGGACGAATGAACGGTAATCATGCCCGCTGGCATGGATAATCGAATAATGCTCCGGTGTATACGACTGCACCACCACCTCGCCGGGGAGCTGATGCCGCCCCGCACGGCCGGCAACCTGCGTCAAGAGCTGAAAGGTCTTCTCAGCCGCCCGGAAATCAGGCAGATTGAGCGCAGAATCCGCAGTAATGACCCCAACCAGAGTTACATCGGGGAAGTCTAGTCCTTTGGCGACCATCTGTGTACCCAGCAGCACATCGGCCTTCTTGTCCCTGAACTGGTTCAGCAGCTTCTCATGCGAGCCCTTCTCTGTGGTCGTGTCCACATCCATACGGATAACCCGGATACCGGGGAACAGCTTGCCCAGCTCTTCCTCTACCCGTTGTGTCCCGGTCCCGAAGAAACGAATATGCTCACTGCCGCATTCCGGACACAGCTTAGGCGCCGGTTCGGCATGACCACAGTAGTGGCAGCGCAGATTATCGCTGCGGCTGTGGTAGGTCAGCGAGATATCGCATTCCGGACAGCCGGCAACATAGCCGCAGCTCCGGCACATGACGAAGGTCGAGAAGCCTCTGCGGTTGAGCAGCAGCACCGTCTGTTCACCGCGCTCCAGTCTGCTCACCAGAGCGGCATGCAGTCTGCGGCTGAACATGGAACGGTTACCTTCCTTAAGCTCCTCACGCATATCAACTACTGCCACCTTCGGCAGCTCGTTGCCGAGCGCACGGCTCGGCATCTCCAGCAGAACCGGCGAGAAGTGGATATCGCTCTGCGATCTGGCAGCATGATAGCTCTCCAGTGAAGGTGTTGCAGAGCCCAGAATAACCACGGCCCCGCCCTGCTCTGCCCTGCGGACAGCCACATCACGGGCATGATATTTCGGATTCTCCTCCTGCTTATAGGAGCCTTCGTGCTCTTCATCCATAATAATAAGGCCCAGATTGGCGAACGGAGCGAACACGGCTGAGCGTGCTCCGACCGCAACCATCGCCTTGCCTTCGCGGATCTTGCGCCACTCGTCATAACGTTCGCCGACAGACAGCCTGCTGTGCATCACCGCCACCCCGCTGCCGAACCGGCCCTTGAACCGTTCCACCATCTGCGGAGTCAGCGCAATCTCAGGCACCAGCACCACTGCCTGCCGTCCCTGCTCGATGCAGCGCTGGATCGTCTGGAGATAGATCTCCGTCTTCCCGCTGCCGGTCACCCCGTGCAGCAGGAAGACTTCATGCGTCTGCTGCTCTACAGTGCCCACAATCCGCTTGTATACAATCTCCTGCTCCGCTGTCAGCGGTAGCGGGGTACTTGGCTTGAAGTCCCGTCCCTGGTAAGGGTCACGGTAGACTTCAATTTCACTGATTTCAATATAACCCTTGTCTGCAAGTGCTTTGACCGTGCCCGCAGTAACCTGAAGGATCGCCAGAATATCCTTGAGCGGCATCGGCAGCATGGCTTCCATATCAATGAGGTAGGAGAGCACTTCCTTCTGGCGCGCCGAACGCGCCGGGAAGCTGGAGAGCGACTCCCGGGCTGCTGACAGGCCAATAGCCAGGTCGACGGCCTTGAGCTTCTTTTTGCCCATTTTATCCTTAATCGACTGGCTCTCTGCCAGTACGCCGCGCCGCACCATAAACTTAATCGTCTCTGCAGCCTCAGGGAAGGTGCGGGTCAGCAGCTTCATGGATACCTCACTGTGTCGCCTAATGAAATCAATGATCTGCTGTTCTTCGTTATCCGCCTCCAGGAAGAGCTGAAACAGCTCATCTGCGGGGGCGCTGGCCTCCTCCTCTGTACTCCCAAGCGAGATTAGGCGCTCGGCTTTGCCCTTCAGGGCAGTCGGAAGCATCGCCTGCAGTGCGGAGATCCGTCTGCAGGCGTATCTTTGGCTCATCCAGTCGGCCAGCTCAACGAGCTCCGGCGACAGTGGAGGAAGCAGATCCAGTACTTCTACAATCGGCTTCATCCGCGAGACACCGCCGGTCTCCCCCGATTCCAGGGACACTACGAACCCCTGGACCGTGCGGGGACCGAACGGAACAGCCACACGGCTGCCCACTTCAATCCAGAGCTTCAGAGCGTCCGGGATAATATAGTCAAACGGCCGGTCGGTGCTGCGTACAGGAACATCGACAATGACCTTGGCAATATCCATTATAGTAAGGCTCCGGCAACACGCTCAGCTGCCAGCCGCAGAATCCGGCGCGCCACCTCATCCTTGGAAGCCAGCGGAAGATCAAGCACCAGACCTTCGGCATCATACACCTTGACAATGTTGGTATCCGTGCCGAATCCCGCGCCTTCTACGGCCACATCATTGGCTACGATCAGATCAAGGTTCTTGCGGACCAGCTTATCCTTGGCATAAAATTCGGCGTTGCCGGTCTCGGCGGCAAAGCCGATCAGGAACTGCTTCTCCTTGCTTCTGCCCAAACTCTCCAGAATATCAGTTGTCTTCACCAGCTCCAGCGTCATAGTGCTGCCGCTCTTCTTAATCTTCGAGTCACTGCTCTCGCGTGGACGGTAATCGGCAACCGCCGCTGCTTTTACAAGAATATCGCAATTACTCCAGCGGGCCAGGACCGCATCGTGCATCTCCTGTGCCGACTGGACGCGGATCAGATCAATACCGGCATCACGGGGCGGCGCTTCATCGGTACGCGCGGCAATCAGCGTCACCGCGGCTCCCATGGCGCGCGCTGCGCGCGCGAGGGCGAAGCCCATTTTACCCGAGGAATCGTTGGAGATATAACGGACAGGATCTATGCGTTCTACTGTTCCTCCTGCGGTAATTACCACTTTTTTGCCGGCAAGCGGCCCGGAGGTCTTCTCCTTCTGCAGTACAAAAAAGTTCTCAACCACCTTCACGATCTCTTCCGGTTCCTCGAGCCGTCCCTTGCCCACATACCCGCAGGCCAACAGCCCTTCTCCGGGTTCAATAAACTGAACGCCTCTGTTATACAGGGTATCCATATTGCTGAGGACTGCCGGATGCTGATACATATGGACATTCATTGCCGGAGCTACCATAATAGGCGCTGTTGTAGCAAGAAGCGTGGTGGACAGCATATCATCTGCCAGGCCGTGGGCCATCTTGGCGATAATGTTGGCCGTAGCCGGAGCAATCAGAACCAGGTCGGCGGCATCTGCCAGATCAATATGCGAAATCGAAGACGGGTCTCGCTCCTGGAACGTATCACTATACACCCGCTGCTTTGACAACGACTGGAGCGTCAGCTCTGTAATGAACTGCTTGGCCGATGACGTCATAATGACATGCACCTCGGCCCCCTTCTGGGTAAGCTTGCTGGTCAGCGCCGCCGCCTTATACGCAGCGATACCGCCGGTGATTCCGAGTATAATCGACTTCCCTTGTAGGCTCTTCATTTGTGCTCTCCCCCCGCTACTGAATCTATATACAGCCTCAGCCTTTCCATATAGATAGAGAAAAAAATAACAACCTTCCGGTTGTCAGGAACAGCCCGGTACGGGCTATTATTTGTTTATGAGCAGCCTGCCCGGCAGAAATGGTCCTGCCGCCCTTATTGTGGCGGCACCATTTCAAGCAAGACAAGTGCGGACAGATTATGCACCAAAGCTTCTCCAGCTTAGGCGATAAATCTGGTCCTATTCCTCGCCGCGTGTGACCACAATGCGGTCTTCATAGATTTCTTCAAGTGCAACCCCAACGAATTTGTGGGATTTCGGAGCGCTGACATCGGTCTTGCCGCCTTCGCGGAGTGCTCTGGCCCGGCGGGCTGAAGCCACGACCAGGGAATATTTACTGTCGACCTTAGTCATCATTTCGTCAATGGATGGATATAGCATGTAAGGCACCTCTTCATCTTTTACTGTGTAGCAATGGACTTATCTGCAGAACCGGTTATCTAACCTTACAATGTTCGGCGATAATAATGCTTTCTATTCGCTTGCAAGCCAAATCAATCTCATCGTTCACCACGGCATAATCATAATGCCGGATCAGACCGATCTCATCCTCGGCCACAGACATCCGGTGGCTGATCACATCAGGATGCTCCGTGCCCCGGCCGCGGATGCGGTCCTTCAGCTCGTCCATGGACGGGGGAAGAAGGAACACAAAGATACCTTCGGGGAATTTCTCCTTGACCTTGAGCGCTCCCTGAACCTCGATCTCCAGAATAATATCTCTTCCGCTCTCCAGGGTTCTCTCTACAAAGTCACGCGGAGTACCGTAATAATTGCCCACGTACTCCGCATATTCCAGCAGCATGTCGCCTTCAATCATATCATCGAACTGCTCTCTGGATTTGAAAAAATAATTGACTCCGTTCTCTTCACCCGCACGCGGTAAGCGCGTGGTGGCAGAAACAGAATAGACGAGTTCAGGCATCTTCGGCCGCAGCGCTGTGCATACCGTACCTTTGCCGACACCGGAAGGGCCGGATAGTATAATCAGCAATCCTTTTGACATAGTACACTCCATTTGTTGTTATTCGTCGTTATCGTCGTCTTTGCTGGATAGGCGGTGAGCTACCGTCTCAGGCTGTACAGCCGAGAGAATCACATGGTCGCTGTCGGTAATGATGACAGCCCGCGTCCGCCTTCCGTAGGTGGCATCGATCAGCATATGCCTGTCTCTGGCCTCCTGGATAATTCTCTTAATCGGTGCCGATTCCGGGCTGACAATGGAAATAATGCGGTTCGCTGACACGATATTCCCAAAGCCGATGTTGATTAATTTGATTGCCATGTTCCGGTTGTTCCCCCCATAAGTAACATCATAGCTTGCTCACTGGTTCTTGTCATTCGAGATTCGCCGCCTGCTCGCGAATCTTCTCAAGCTCCGCCTTCATATCAAGCGTCAGATTCACAACCGCCAGATGCGTGCACTTCGACCCTATTGTGTTGGTCTCCCTGTTCATCTCCTGGATCAGAAAATCAAGCTTGCGTCCGGCAGGCTCGCTGCCCAGCAGCAGGGCCCGGCATTGGCCGAAATGGCTGTGAAGCCGGGTCAACTCCTCATCAATATTGCAGCGGTCGGCAAAAATAGCCATCTCCATGCCAAATTTATGCTCATCCCAGGGGAAGCTCCCGTCATTCAGCAGGTTAAGCCGCTGCCGCAGCTTCTCGCGCTGCTCCTCCACAACCAGAGGCGCATATCTGCTGATTCCGGCATGCAGCTCTTCCAGACGGTCAAGTCTGCGCGTCAGATCAGCCGCCAGATAGGAGCCTTCGCGTCCGCGCATCTCCAGCAGGGCCTCCAGACTAAGCTGGAGACCCTGCTCCAGAAGCTCTGCAAGTTCTCCGGAAGCGTCAGCAGCAGCTGTCTCTTCCTTCGGTTCCATCACACCGGGCATAGCAAGGATATCCCGCAGGGACAACTCACCCTTGAAGCCATACTCCCGGACCAGCACCTCCGCTGCATCAAGATAGGCGCTCACCCTGCGGCGGTCCAGCACAGGCGTGTCAGCCGCCCCGTCGGTGAGTTCTCTATTAATAATAACATCTACCCGTCCCCGTCTGATATGAGCCTGAACCATTCTGCGCAGTCTATCCTCATACCCCGTCCATTCCCTGGGCAACCGCAGCACAACTTCGCAGTACCGGTTATTCACCGATTTGACCTCGAATGTTATCTTGTGTCCGCCGGATTGCAGGGCTGACTGACCGTATCCGGTCATACTATATGACAACGGAATCACATCCATTACACTATTGTAATTGATTATTACTAGCGAAACAAGGGGGATAACTTACGTCCTTGCTTCTTCCAAATATACTCCAGCAGCTGCACGCTCATATCATAGAACATAAACGGCGTAATCAGATAGATTCCGTTAAAATGTGCAATCGCCGCATCCAGCAGCTCCTTGGCGATCAGCACCCCTTCGGCCCGGCCCGCTTCCCCTTCGAGTCCGGCCATCCGGCTGCGGACCTCGGCGGAGAGCTGAATGCCGGGAACCTCATTATGCAGATACTCGGCATTGCGTCCGCTGGCCAGCGGCATAATGCCGATGAAGATCGGAATATCAAGGTGCTCAGTAGCCTTGGCTATCCGGGCAATCAATTCAGGGTCATACACGGGCTGGGTCATAATATAATCTGCACCCGAGGCAATCTTCTTCTCCAGGCGCTCAACCGCTTTGTCCAGATGCTTGACATTGGGATTGAATGCTGCACCGATGACGAACTTTGCGTTCTGCTTGAGCGGCTTACCGGAGAAGGCCACGCCGTCATTGAGCTGCTTGATCATACGTATAATTTCAAAGGAAGTCAGGTCATAGATCGAGCTTGAGCCGGGCAGGTCCCCGAACCGGGCAGGGTCTCCGGTCACGGCCAGCACATGGTCAATCCCCAGCGCGTCGAAGCCCATCAGATGCGACTGGGTACCAATCAGGTTGCGGTCGCGGCAGGCAATATGCACCAGCGGCCGCAGGCCTGTGCGGGCTTGCACCAGATGCCCCAGCGCCATATTGCTCATACGGGTTACAGCAAGCGAATTATCGGCCAGCGTCAGGGCATCGGCTCCGGCCCGGCGCAGCGCTTCTGCGCCCTTCATGAACTTCGCGATGTCCAGATCGCGCGGAGGGTCAAGCTCTACGATGACGGTGTGGCGTTCCTTGACCAGATCGACCAGCGTTGGCTCGCCGCCTCCCTGCCCCCCGTCATCCGCCAAATGCTCCTGCACCGCAATTCTCTCAGGCGCGCTGAAGGCAGCGGGCTCAGGCAGCGGCTCCACCACATAGCCCTTAAGGGCGGCGGAGATTTCAGCGATATGCTTAGGGGTGGTGCCGCAGCAGCCCCCGATAATCCGGCTGCCCATATCCGCGAACACCGGTGCCATCTGGCCGAAATACTCCGGTGATGCCCCGTAGCGGTACTGGCCGTCTACATAATCGGCTACGCCCGCATTCGGATAGATCGACACCGGCAGCGTCAGCTTGCCCTGTAGGGTACCCAGCGCACGCTTGATCCCGTTTGGTCCGGTGTTGCAGTTGAAGCCGATTACGTCCGCTCCGTCCTGCTGCAGAATATGGAAGGCTTCGGGAAGGGTTAACCCGTCCAGCGTCCGCGCCGAATCGTCCACCGCCAGTTGGCAGATTACCGGCAGCGGGCTGAGTTTGCGCACAGCCTTCAGCGCCAGATGAAGCTCCTCGACATCATAGAAGGTCTCCAGCATGATTCCGTCCGGCGCTTCCTCCAGAAGTGCAGCAATCTGCTGCGAGAAGAATTTCTTCAGCTCGGAGGAAGACAGATTCGCCCGTTTGCCGGCACGGATCGAGCCGATGGCTCCGACCACATAACCGTTCTCGCCGGCAGCCCGGCGGGCAATGCGGACACCCGCACGGTTGATATCCGCCACCTTGGCTTCCAATCCGAACTTCGACAGCTTGTCGTAGTTCGCGGAGTAGGTATTACTCTCCAGCAGTACAGCACCTGCATTGATGTAGCTGCGGTGCACATCCTCAATGACCTCCGGTGAGGTCAGATTCAATTCCTCGTAGGAGATGCCGACAGGGAAACCCTTTTGATACAAAAAAGTTCCCATCGCTCCGTCTCCGACCAACACGCTGTTCTCCCATGCAGAGCGCAAATCCGGCTTCACCGCAAGAACCTCCCCTTGACTGACATTAGTTTCATACTAATGTAACATAAATCGGGATGGATGATAAGCTTTAGCAGGCAAAAGAGGCAGGCGTCCGTTATTCTTGTATGCCAGTCCGGCAAATGAATCATACTACGCTTAATCTTGCCGGAAGGAGACTGCATAAATGAAGAAAAAAACAAGAAAACTGCTGCTGCGCAAATATACCGTAATTCTCCTGCTGTCGGCGCTTTCGCTGCTGTACCTGTACCTGCTGGACTTGATGCTCGGCTACGGCGCGGAGAATATCCGCTATATTCTGAATTATCTGCTCTATACTACCTCGGAGAAGCTGACTGCCGCTGTGCTGGTGCTGCTGCTGATTGTGCCGGATGCCATCTATTGGGTGAGCGGCCGTCAGCCCGGCCGGGGAGCGGAGAAATGATCACGGACCGCCGTTACAATGACCAGCAGCACCGGAATGACTATCATTAAATAAGGATACACCCTGTACAGCAGGGTCCCGCCCTCATCGAGATGTTCAATGAAGCTGCGTGCATCCAGCATGGAGGTGAAGAGGATGATCAGTCCGCAGGGATAGAGCATTCTCCGGTACGGCAGCTTGAACAGGTCCGAGATTCCGATCAGCGCGGCAGCGAAGAAGACGGCCATTTTGAAAAACACCCCGATGATCAGTACCATAACCACGAAAATGTCCACCCGCTGGATGATATCCGAAATGGAAATCTTGCTGATCGTCGGCATCAGCGGGAGCGGCGAGCGCTCTACAATGTCAGCACCCAGAACCGAAACATTCAGAGCCATCGTGAAGCTGAGCAGCAGCGCGGAGAATACCATGGCGGCGGCGATGATCCAGGGCCCTTTTTTGACACTGGACAGATACGGCATCAGCATAGTGAAGCACACCATCTCCCCGAAAGGAAACATATAATTCTGATGAATCACCGAGCTAAGCACAGGCTGGAAGCCATTCTCCAGTACAGGCAACAGTCTGTGCAGATTGATTGTACCGGAGAGTATCAGCATCACTGTCCCGAACAGGCCGATTCCCAGAACGACAAATGCGAATACCATGGACGTTCTGCTCAGTACCTCTATCCCCTTATGCAGCACATATGCTCCCGAGAGCAGCATCAGGGCGCTTAAGATGAACAGCGGAGTATTGTGCATGGTCGACATTGCAAGCATAGTGCTGCCATCGCGCAGATCCCGGGCGGCCAGGTTTATGTAGAGAACAATGTAGAGCAGGCCTACCGGTGCCCCGATATATTTTCCGAGAATTTGCCGTGTATAGGCTGTAAAAGGCTGGTCCGGGTGCTTGCGGTACAGATAGGCGTATCCCGTGAACACGATCAGCCCCGCCGCGCAGCCGATCAGGATGGAGAGCCAGGCATCACGGCCTGCCCCCATTCCCAGATTAACCACCAGCGCCGTGCCCAGCTCGAACAGCACCGTCAGGCTGAAGAATTCGCCGAGTCCGATTTTGACCTTACCCATATTTCGTGGACCTCCTCACCCGGTTACCCTACCGGCAGACTTAATGAATCTGAAAAGAGTTGCTGCGCATATCCGTATGCCGGATGACCACATCCGCATCGAACCGGATCTCACAGTCAGCGAATACATTCTCCCAGTGGTCCCTGACCTTCTTCCAGCCGCGCGGGTCCTTCCGCTGCAATGCCCGTCCGAAGCCGAGATAATCGCTGCCCATTTCTTTGGCGGTGGTTATAGCTGCCTGGACATGCTTCACGCTTTCTTTTATAAGCCGGTCTGACAGCTCTTTCAGCACTTTAGGCGAGGTAAGATCGAGCGGACCCGGAGCCTCCTTGAGCGCTGCCTGCTGAGTGATCTTGACCGTAAAGACCGGATGCTCCGGGTCAGACGACTCGACTGCAAGCGACACCTGGGACTGATAGACATTGAAGGAGAGATAATTGCCCTCCTGCTGCTTGAGCAGAACCGGGAACTCTTTGATCCGATTATGCAAAAGAACGGTGCCCAGTGCAGCGTCACCCGTAAGCCAGCCCTTCAGCTTGTCATCCTTGAACGCCGCCAGGGAGGAGACTCTCAGGATCGACCCGGGTTCGATATTCTTCAGGCTGTCATTGCTGCCCGATGCCGGAGTCCACCCTCCTCTCGTGTATACCCCGTTGATCACCGGACCGCCTCCTCTGATCTCAATTCCCCGGATCACATCGTCTACGGCCATGCGGAAGTTATACCCGAACTGCTTGGAGGTCGTCTCCAGCTTTTCCACCAGATCATTGGCCGGGATTTTGCTGAATACAGTCATTGTGGACATGATCTCACGCGCAGGCTGTCCCTTGGAGATGAAGATCAGGCTGTTCAGCCGGGTATCGCTCTCCCGCTCCAGCACATCCAGAAGATCCTTGATGCCTTCGCGGGCGAAGACCTCCGAGATCACCAGCACCCGCACATGGCCCAGAGAGAGGAAGCG
The window above is part of the Paenibacillus sp. FSL H8-0048 genome. Proteins encoded here:
- the priA gene encoding primosomal protein N', which produces MDIAKVIVDVPVRSTDRPFDYIIPDALKLWIEVGSRVAVPFGPRTVQGFVVSLESGETGGVSRMKPIVEVLDLLPPLSPELVELADWMSQRYACRRISALQAMLPTALKGKAERLISLGSTEEEASAPADELFQLFLEADNEEQQIIDFIRRHSEVSMKLLTRTFPEAAETIKFMVRRGVLAESQSIKDKMGKKKLKAVDLAIGLSAARESLSSFPARSARQKEVLSYLIDMEAMLPMPLKDILAILQVTAGTVKALADKGYIEISEIEVYRDPYQGRDFKPSTPLPLTAEQEIVYKRIVGTVEQQTHEVFLLHGVTGSGKTEIYLQTIQRCIEQGRQAVVLVPEIALTPQMVERFKGRFGSGVAVMHSRLSVGERYDEWRKIREGKAMVAVGARSAVFAPFANLGLIIMDEEHEGSYKQEENPKYHARDVAVRRAEQGGAVVILGSATPSLESYHAARSQSDIHFSPVLLEMPSRALGNELPKVAVVDMREELKEGNRSMFSRRLHAALVSRLERGEQTVLLLNRRGFSTFVMCRSCGYVAGCPECDISLTYHSRSDNLRCHYCGHAEPAPKLCPECGSEHIRFFGTGTQRVEEELGKLFPGIRVIRMDVDTTTEKGSHEKLLNQFRDKKADVLLGTQMVAKGLDFPDVTLVGVITADSALNLPDFRAAEKTFQLLTQVAGRAGRHQLPGEVVVQSYTPEHYSIIHASGHDYRSFVRDELKHRKELHYPPYCRLILVTLSHEQLPLLLKLAENYALSIQGKARQLRWYGSLDKLSSDALDLLGPVASPLPRLKGRYRFQCIIKWRGAIDAIALARTVAEELEDSVRDKGLQISIDVDPQMLM
- a CDS encoding GerAB/ArcD/ProY family transporter, whose product is MGKVKIGLGEFFSLTVLFELGTALVVNLGMGAGRDAWLSILIGCAAGLIVFTGYAYLYRKHPDQPFTAYTRQILGKYIGAPVGLLYIVLYINLAARDLRDGSTMLAMSTMHNTPLFILSALMLLSGAYVLHKGIEVLSRTSMVFAFVVLGIGLFGTVMLILSGTINLHRLLPVLENGFQPVLSSVIHQNYMFPFGEMVCFTMLMPYLSSVKKGPWIIAAAMVFSALLLSFTMALNVSVLGADIVERSPLPLMPTISKISISDIIQRVDIFVVMVLIIGVFFKMAVFFAAALIGISDLFKLPYRRMLYPCGLIILFTSMLDARSFIEHLDEGGTLLYRVYPYLMIVIPVLLVIVTAVRDHFSAPRPG
- the coaBC gene encoding bifunctional phosphopantothenoylcysteine decarboxylase/phosphopantothenate--cysteine ligase CoaBC, translated to MKSLQGKSIILGITGGIAAYKAAALTSKLTQKGAEVHVIMTSSAKQFITELTLQSLSKQRVYSDTFQERDPSSISHIDLADAADLVLIAPATANIIAKMAHGLADDMLSTTLLATTAPIMVAPAMNVHMYQHPAVLSNMDTLYNRGVQFIEPGEGLLACGYVGKGRLEEPEEIVKVVENFFVLQKEKTSGPLAGKKVVITAGGTVERIDPVRYISNDSSGKMGFALARAARAMGAAVTLIAARTDEAPPRDAGIDLIRVQSAQEMHDAVLARWSNCDILVKAAAVADYRPRESSDSKIKKSGSTMTLELVKTTDILESLGRSKEKQFLIGFAAETGNAEFYAKDKLVRKNLDLIVANDVAVEGAGFGTDTNIVKVYDAEGLVLDLPLASKDEVARRILRLAAERVAGALL
- a CDS encoding YicC/YloC family endoribonuclease, with amino-acid sequence MSYSMTGYGQSALQSGGHKITFEVKSVNNRYCEVVLRLPREWTGYEDRLRRMVQAHIRRGRVDVIINRELTDGAADTPVLDRRRVSAYLDAAEVLVREYGFKGELSLRDILAMPGVMEPKEETAAADASGELAELLEQGLQLSLEALLEMRGREGSYLAADLTRRLDRLEELHAGISRYAPLVVEEQREKLRQRLNLLNDGSFPWDEHKFGMEMAIFADRCNIDEELTRLHSHFGQCRALLLGSEPAGRKLDFLIQEMNRETNTIGSKCTHLAVVNLTLDMKAELEKIREQAANLE
- the gmk gene encoding guanylate kinase, with amino-acid sequence MSKGLLIILSGPSGVGKGTVCTALRPKMPELVYSVSATTRLPRAGEENGVNYFFKSREQFDDMIEGDMLLEYAEYVGNYYGTPRDFVERTLESGRDIILEIEVQGALKVKEKFPEGIFVFLLPPSMDELKDRIRGRGTEHPDVISHRMSVAEDEIGLIRHYDYAVVNDEIDLACKRIESIIIAEHCKVR
- a CDS encoding bifunctional homocysteine S-methyltransferase/methylenetetrahydrofolate reductase; translation: MKPDLRSAWENSVLVGDGAMGTFLYQKGFPVGISYEELNLTSPEVIEDVHRSYINAGAVLLESNTYSANYDKLSKFGLEAKVADINRAGVRIARRAAGENGYVVGAIGSIRAGKRANLSSSELKKFFSQQIAALLEEAPDGIMLETFYDVEELHLALKAVRKLSPLPVICQLAVDDSARTLDGLTLPEAFHILQQDGADVIGFNCNTGPNGIKRALGTLQGKLTLPVSIYPNAGVADYVDGQYRYGASPEYFGQMAPVFADMGSRIIGGCCGTTPKHIAEISAALKGYVVEPLPEPAAFSAPERIAVQEHLADDGGQGGGEPTLVDLVKERHTVIVELDPPRDLDIAKFMKGAEALRRAGADALTLADNSLAVTRMSNMALGHLVQARTGLRPLVHIACRDRNLIGTQSHLMGFDALGIDHVLAVTGDPARFGDLPGSSSIYDLTSFEIIRMIKQLNDGVAFSGKPLKQNAKFVIGAAFNPNVKHLDKAVERLEKKIASGADYIMTQPVYDPELIARIAKATEHLDIPIFIGIMPLASGRNAEYLHNEVPGIQLSAEVRSRMAGLEGEAGRAEGVLIAKELLDAAIAHFNGIYLITPFMFYDMSVQLLEYIWKKQGRKLSPLFR
- a CDS encoding Ger(x)C family spore germination protein; protein product: MKNRIFRLGLMLILPMLLLTGCWDSVELNRRAIVSGVAIDKGDSEAERYKLSFQVIVAEEISGEKSRGISPVALYTGAGRTMFEALADASRQTARFLSLGHVRVLVISEVFAREGIKDLLDVLERESDTRLNSLIFISKGQPAREIMSTMTVFSKIPANDLVEKLETTSKQFGYNFRMAVDDVIRGIEIRGGGPVINGVYTRGGWTPASGSNDSLKNIEPGSILRVSSLAAFKDDKLKGWLTGDAALGTVLLHNRIKEFPVLLKQQEGNYLSFNVYQSQVSLAVESSDPEHPVFTVKITQQAALKEAPGPLDLTSPKVLKELSDRLIKESVKHVQAAITTAKEMGSDYLGFGRALQRKDPRGWKKVRDHWENVFADCEIRFDADVVIRHTDMRSNSFQIH
- the remA gene encoding extracellular matrix/biofilm regulator RemA, yielding MAIKLINIGFGNIVSANRIISIVSPESAPIKRIIQEARDRHMLIDATYGRRTRAVIITDSDHVILSAVQPETVAHRLSSKDDDNDE
- the rpoZ gene encoding DNA-directed RNA polymerase subunit omega — its product is MLYPSIDEMMTKVDSKYSLVVASARRARALREGGKTDVSAPKSHKFVGVALEEIYEDRIVVTRGEE